Proteins from a single region of Gemmatimonadales bacterium:
- a CDS encoding amidohydrolase family protein yields METGPDAAVPEAAEVVDGTGRYLIPGLWDMHTHVTMFGSGSEALALYVANGVTGIRDMGAVRLAEAKALRDGIADGRVVGPRMFIATPIVENAAWLAAARDLYDKAGASTEWAQERFGPRTSEEAVRWLDSIVTFGVDHLKIRSWPEREVATALIVRAREHGLPVAAHANWPFPPEGLASVEHGLWPPHEVSDTARRTLWELLKTHNVTFVTTLTYWPGRLSPVDALIDDLHPERNPAVRYVPRGTREAWRGDLEARRGESPMDWSAAYQAELRNLKEMRAAGVTIMPGSDPGSQHSLPGFGLHEELALLVELGGIPPLEALRAATNAPARFLGVEDSLGSVSPGQLANLVLLNANPLDDIRHTRQIHAVVLQGILLDRERLDRLLLEVERAAR; encoded by the coding sequence GTGGAGACGGGCCCGGACGCCGCAGTCCCGGAAGCTGCGGAGGTCGTCGACGGCACGGGGAGATATCTGATTCCAGGGCTCTGGGACATGCACACGCACGTCACCATGTTCGGCTCCGGGTCCGAGGCACTGGCTCTCTATGTGGCCAATGGGGTAACGGGGATCCGCGACATGGGAGCGGTGCGATTGGCGGAGGCCAAGGCACTGCGCGACGGGATTGCGGACGGGCGGGTCGTGGGACCACGAATGTTCATTGCCACTCCAATCGTGGAGAACGCTGCTTGGCTTGCGGCAGCTCGGGACTTGTATGACAAGGCCGGAGCATCGACGGAGTGGGCGCAGGAGCGCTTTGGGCCCCGTACTTCCGAGGAAGCGGTCCGATGGCTGGACTCGATTGTGACGTTTGGGGTGGACCACCTGAAGATCCGGAGCTGGCCGGAGCGGGAGGTCGCGACTGCCTTGATTGTGCGGGCCCGAGAGCATGGGCTGCCCGTGGCCGCCCACGCCAACTGGCCCTTCCCGCCGGAGGGCCTGGCAAGCGTCGAGCACGGGCTGTGGCCACCGCATGAAGTCTCCGACACGGCGCGGAGGACGCTATGGGAGCTCCTCAAGACACACAACGTCACTTTCGTCACCACTCTCACGTACTGGCCAGGGCGGCTCTCTCCCGTTGATGCGCTGATCGACGACCTCCATCCTGAACGGAATCCGGCGGTTCGGTACGTGCCGCGGGGGACCCGTGAGGCATGGCGCGGCGACCTGGAAGCACGGAGAGGGGAGTCTCCGATGGATTGGTCTGCTGCCTATCAGGCGGAGCTTCGTAACCTCAAAGAGATGCGGGCGGCGGGTGTAACGATCATGCCTGGCTCCGATCCCGGTTCACAGCACTCGCTACCTGGGTTTGGTCTCCACGAGGAGCTTGCACTTCTAGTCGAGTTGGGAGGTATCCCGCCACTCGAGGCACTTCGAGCCGCCACGAACGCGCCGGCTCGTTTCCTCGGTGTCGAGGATTCGCTTGGGTCAGTAAGTCCAGGACAGCTGGCCAACCTGGTCCTCCTCAATGCGAACCCACTGGACGACATTCGCCACACGCGGCAAATCCATGCCGTGGTGCTGCAGGGAATCCTGCTGGATCGAGAGAGACTCGACCGCCTCTTGCTCGAGGTGGAACGTGCGGCCCGGTGA
- a CDS encoding ABC transporter ATP-binding protein produces MTPDGEAEPLLRLQGVTKAYGGRVVTHALRGIDLAIDAGEFVAFTGPSGSGKSTLLNLIGLLDTPTSGRLWYRGVDTGTLDEAGTTRLRGEGIGFVFQFHHLLTAFTALENVLLPMLALRGRRNDEMTARAAELLDEVGLSDRANYLSSDLSGGQQQRVAIARALMLRPPLVLADEPTGNLDSESGEKVFQLMRSFNERYHTTFIIVSHDERLAARCDRVVHFVDGRIASDSANPDRQAVS; encoded by the coding sequence ATGACACCTGACGGAGAGGCTGAACCGCTGCTCAGGCTCCAGGGCGTCACGAAGGCATATGGCGGGCGCGTGGTGACGCACGCGCTGCGCGGCATCGACCTCGCAATCGACGCTGGCGAGTTCGTTGCCTTCACCGGCCCGTCCGGATCGGGCAAGTCCACCTTGCTCAACCTGATCGGTCTCCTCGACACCCCCACCTCTGGACGCCTCTGGTACCGAGGGGTGGACACGGGCACGCTGGATGAGGCCGGGACGACTCGGCTCCGCGGTGAAGGAATCGGGTTCGTCTTCCAGTTCCATCACCTGCTGACGGCGTTCACTGCGTTGGAGAACGTGCTGCTGCCGATGCTCGCGCTGCGCGGCAGGCGAAACGACGAGATGACCGCCCGCGCGGCGGAACTACTCGATGAGGTGGGGTTGTCGGATCGCGCGAACTACCTGTCGAGCGACCTGTCCGGCGGGCAACAGCAGCGCGTGGCGATTGCGCGCGCGCTGATGCTGCGCCCGCCGCTGGTCCTGGCCGATGAACCGACGGGCAACCTGGACAGCGAGTCGGGTGAGAAGGTCTTTCAGCTGATGCGCAGCTTCAATGAGCGGTACCACACAACGTTCATCATCGTCTCACACGACGAACGGCTCGCGGCGCGGTGCGACCGCGTGGTGCACTTCGTGGACGGCCGGATTGCGAGCGACAGCGCGAACCCGGATCGGCAGGCGGTATCATAA
- a CDS encoding ABC transporter permease codes for MPFELIVALRYLREGRTQTALILSGIAVGVGVIVFLSALIGGLQRRLIATTLGSQPHIVVRPREEVPRLLSADDAGVREVRIERPAQRVQSIVQWQQARRAMENVPGVLATTPTISGAAIAMRGSGANAVALRGIEPETYRQIVPLDSLLVSGRLDLDGLKVVIGVELARDLGVGVGGRVRLQVGADTASMLAAYTVAGIFDIGNRDLNERWVFASLRTAQSLFRIEGGASGIEARVADIYAADGIAEEIVGRTGLVADSWMTTNAQLLRGLRSQSASSIMIQTFVVLAVALGIASVLAVSVVQKSREIGILRATGTSTRQVLRIFLAQGAILGAIGSTIGIGIGVGLGTFFASTSTNPDGSPTFPVDLDAALYLRSATIAIVVGTVSALLPARRAARMNPADAIRSG; via the coding sequence ATGCCGTTCGAGCTGATCGTCGCACTTCGCTACCTGCGCGAGGGGCGGACCCAAACGGCGCTGATACTTTCCGGCATCGCGGTCGGCGTCGGGGTCATCGTCTTCCTGTCGGCGCTGATCGGCGGGCTGCAGCGCCGGCTCATTGCAACCACGCTTGGCTCGCAGCCGCACATCGTGGTGCGCCCGCGCGAAGAGGTGCCGCGCCTGCTCAGCGCGGATGACGCCGGCGTGCGCGAGGTGCGGATCGAGCGGCCGGCCCAGCGGGTGCAGAGCATCGTGCAGTGGCAGCAGGCCCGGCGAGCCATGGAGAACGTACCGGGCGTGCTGGCAACCACGCCTACGATCAGCGGCGCCGCGATTGCCATGCGCGGCAGCGGCGCCAATGCCGTCGCGCTGCGCGGCATCGAGCCCGAGACGTACCGGCAGATCGTTCCCCTCGACAGCCTGCTCGTCTCGGGCCGGCTCGACCTCGACGGACTCAAAGTAGTGATCGGAGTGGAGCTCGCCCGCGATCTGGGCGTGGGCGTGGGTGGGCGGGTGCGGCTGCAGGTCGGAGCCGACACCGCCTCCATGCTTGCCGCCTATACCGTGGCCGGGATCTTCGACATCGGCAACCGGGACCTCAATGAGCGGTGGGTCTTCGCATCGCTGCGCACGGCCCAGAGCCTGTTCCGCATCGAGGGCGGGGCCTCCGGCATCGAAGCCCGCGTGGCCGACATCTATGCTGCGGACGGCATAGCCGAGGAGATCGTGGGCCGCACCGGGCTCGTCGCCGACAGCTGGATGACGACCAACGCCCAGCTGCTGCGCGGGCTGCGCTCGCAAAGCGCCTCGAGCATCATGATCCAAACCTTCGTCGTTCTCGCTGTCGCCCTGGGCATTGCCAGTGTGCTTGCGGTGTCGGTGGTTCAGAAGTCGCGGGAAATCGGCATCCTCCGAGCCACGGGCACGTCGACCCGGCAGGTCCTCCGCATCTTCCTCGCGCAGGGCGCCATCCTCGGCGCCATCGGGTCGACTATCGGCATCGGCATCGGCGTGGGCCTCGGCACTTTTTTCGCGTCGACATCGACCAACCCCGACGGAAGCCCGACCTTCCCGGTGGACCTCGACGCTGCACTCTACCTCCGATCTGCCACGATCGCGATCGTGGTCGGTACGGTCTCCGCGCTGCTTCCCGCACGGCGCGCCGCGCGGATGAATCCTGCCGATGCCATCCGGTCCGGCTGA
- a CDS encoding sulfite exporter TauE/SafE family protein, translating into MTDPKYVLLLALVAVTIGFTYVWVTAVRRAHGSFTFPAARQLLVGAVTNFFDTLGIGSFAPTTAWFRFTRSVPDEKIPGTLNVGHTLPTIAQALIYIQIVEVEFTTMAVLILAAVVGSWTGAGFVVRWPRRRIQWGMGIALLVAAVLFLMRNLDLGPGGGTALELRGTLLGIGIVGNFVLGALMTLGIGLYAPCLIMISLLGMNPIAAFPIMMGSCAFLMPIASLRFIRVDRYEIRSAVGLAVGGIPAVLLAAYIVKSLPLTALRWLVMIVVLYAAITMLRAAARAEPESDTAGPPTNE; encoded by the coding sequence ATGACGGATCCAAAATACGTGCTGTTGCTCGCGCTGGTCGCGGTCACGATCGGCTTCACGTACGTCTGGGTCACGGCGGTTCGGCGGGCGCATGGGTCCTTCACCTTCCCGGCCGCTCGGCAGCTGCTGGTGGGCGCCGTAACCAATTTCTTCGACACCTTGGGTATCGGGTCGTTTGCGCCGACCACGGCGTGGTTTCGCTTTACTCGCTCCGTTCCGGACGAGAAGATCCCCGGCACGCTCAATGTAGGCCATACCCTCCCAACCATCGCGCAGGCGCTGATCTACATCCAGATCGTCGAGGTGGAGTTTACCACGATGGCCGTTCTCATCCTGGCGGCGGTCGTCGGGTCGTGGACCGGTGCCGGATTCGTGGTGCGATGGCCTCGGCGACGGATCCAGTGGGGTATGGGCATTGCGCTACTGGTCGCTGCCGTGCTCTTCCTGATGCGGAACCTCGATCTCGGACCAGGTGGCGGGACGGCGCTGGAACTGCGCGGCACCCTGCTTGGGATCGGAATCGTCGGGAACTTCGTGCTTGGTGCGCTGATGACACTGGGTATCGGACTCTACGCCCCGTGCCTGATCATGATCAGTCTGCTGGGCATGAACCCCATTGCCGCCTTTCCGATCATGATGGGGTCGTGCGCGTTCCTGATGCCGATTGCCAGCCTCCGATTCATCCGGGTCGATCGGTACGAGATCCGGTCGGCGGTAGGCCTCGCCGTCGGCGGCATCCCCGCCGTGCTCCTCGCTGCCTACATCGTCAAATCGCTGCCACTCACGGCGCTGCGCTGGCTGGTGATGATCGTCGTGCTCTACGCAGCGATCACGATGCTGCGGGCGGCTGCGCGCGCGGAACCCGAAAGTGATACGGCAGGCCCCCCCACGAACGAATGA
- a CDS encoding Ig domain-containing protein, with protein MRRLLVAFGLLAACSSSPTTPAPAPPPPPPPPPPPAAVASVAVEPGTASVVPGGTVTLTATPRDAGGAALQGRTVTWATSNATIASVSSAGVVTGVAAGGPVTITATSEGQSGSAQVTVTPPPVATVAVAPGTSALTIGATATLVATVRDAAGAPLTGRTVSWASSNEEVATVSETGLVTAVAIGGPVTITATSEGVNGTAQVTVEPVASASWASSTEARISTIDPVISFSAFSGVVVGTDGSALATSQTQVFERAANGAWNTTGTTLPGIGAVISAHIDPAGRGWVSGTNGVLYRRTAPGVWVQEVTGTSSQAIYAVAIRADGSGVAVGNPGGTIRMRSAAGVWSAAASGTSALLGSVAVGGPSFALAAGTPITSTAGTVLRWNGTAWAALALPVSPFRPRHIVLVSDTEAYITGVSGGAVGTDNRVVILRWNGTALTVLHQGPVTPWINIASATRCPNGAIYVAESFGRILRVAGGTVEEFVAPRALYADFAAILCEPDNRLVVAVDAFERLVLRQAGSGWETLRWLPDLTTVALGGGGNEVMATNGSVARRAGGQWVRNGRPRTSIPTQGVASKLWASGTSAVIGGEPAGHFTGTEWVWGPDVPARGAQAIWGASPTQVFAVGQAGVIDVFNGAAWSTTPIPAGGPSALTRLRGAGGFALGHGGAAPSGVQWNGTSWSVFAATPPGGWGEIEVFSSTDVINVNASGIAAWNGASWTLRPNSAVTGTIRAVVARSANDVYVFRDADILHYNGATLATVGTVNGTVRAAARHGNEVIAVGDGGLVLRATLP; from the coding sequence ATGCGCCGTTTGTTGGTCGCCTTCGGCTTACTGGCCGCCTGTTCGTCATCTCCCACTACTCCAGCACCTGCGCCGCCGCCGCCGCCGCCACCTCCTCCGCCCCCAGCCGCGGTGGCCTCCGTGGCGGTCGAGCCTGGCACGGCTTCGGTCGTGCCTGGCGGGACCGTCACGCTGACGGCAACGCCACGGGATGCGGGTGGAGCCGCGTTGCAGGGTCGGACGGTGACTTGGGCCACCAGCAACGCGACGATTGCGAGCGTCTCCAGTGCCGGGGTGGTCACCGGTGTGGCGGCAGGGGGCCCGGTGACGATCACCGCGACCAGCGAGGGTCAGAGCGGATCGGCCCAGGTCACGGTCACCCCGCCCCCGGTCGCGACGGTGGCCGTTGCGCCGGGAACCAGCGCCCTCACCATAGGTGCCACGGCCACACTCGTCGCGACGGTACGGGATGCCGCCGGTGCGCCCCTGACGGGTCGCACGGTCAGCTGGGCCTCGAGCAACGAGGAGGTGGCGACGGTCTCCGAGACGGGCCTCGTCACCGCGGTCGCTATTGGTGGACCAGTGACGATCACGGCGACGAGTGAGGGCGTCAACGGAACCGCGCAAGTGACGGTTGAGCCTGTTGCATCGGCCTCCTGGGCTTCCAGCACCGAGGCACGAATCAGCACGATCGATCCCGTCATCAGCTTCTCGGCGTTCTCGGGTGTGGTGGTGGGGACGGATGGCAGCGCGCTCGCCACCAGCCAGACGCAAGTATTCGAGCGGGCGGCCAACGGAGCCTGGAACACGACCGGCACGACGCTGCCCGGGATCGGCGCCGTGATCAGTGCGCACATCGATCCGGCCGGTCGCGGGTGGGTCAGCGGAACCAATGGGGTACTGTACCGTCGCACGGCACCCGGAGTCTGGGTTCAGGAGGTGACGGGTACCAGCTCTCAGGCCATCTATGCGGTTGCCATTCGCGCGGACGGCAGCGGGGTCGCGGTCGGGAATCCCGGGGGCACGATCCGGATGCGCAGCGCAGCGGGTGTCTGGAGTGCGGCGGCCTCAGGGACCTCCGCCCTGCTGGGGAGCGTTGCAGTCGGAGGCCCAAGCTTTGCGCTTGCTGCAGGTACACCGATAACCAGTACAGCGGGGACCGTGCTTCGCTGGAACGGTACTGCCTGGGCAGCGCTCGCGCTCCCAGTCAGTCCGTTCCGGCCCCGCCACATCGTCCTGGTGAGTGATACCGAGGCCTACATCACGGGCGTCTCCGGCGGGGCGGTTGGTACGGACAACAGGGTCGTGATTCTCCGCTGGAACGGTACGGCGCTTACGGTTCTGCACCAGGGTCCGGTCACCCCCTGGATCAACATCGCAAGTGCCACTCGCTGCCCGAATGGCGCCATCTATGTCGCCGAGTCGTTCGGTCGGATCCTCCGCGTCGCTGGGGGAACGGTCGAGGAGTTCGTCGCCCCGCGGGCCCTCTATGCCGACTTTGCCGCGATCCTCTGCGAACCCGACAATCGCCTGGTGGTGGCTGTCGATGCATTCGAGCGCTTGGTGCTTCGGCAGGCCGGGAGCGGGTGGGAGACGCTCCGCTGGCTGCCTGATCTGACGACGGTTGCGCTCGGCGGTGGGGGCAACGAGGTGATGGCGACGAACGGCAGCGTCGCGCGGCGGGCGGGCGGGCAGTGGGTCCGCAACGGCCGGCCGCGGACCAGCATCCCGACCCAGGGCGTGGCATCGAAACTCTGGGCTTCTGGCACCAGCGCCGTGATCGGTGGCGAACCTGCCGGTCACTTCACAGGCACGGAATGGGTCTGGGGGCCGGACGTGCCAGCCCGAGGGGCGCAGGCCATTTGGGGCGCCTCGCCGACGCAAGTCTTTGCTGTGGGGCAGGCCGGTGTGATCGACGTGTTCAATGGCGCAGCATGGAGTACGACGCCGATTCCGGCCGGTGGCCCGTCCGCGCTGACGCGACTCCGCGGCGCAGGAGGCTTTGCCCTCGGCCATGGTGGTGCTGCGCCGTCCGGAGTCCAATGGAACGGAACCTCTTGGAGCGTCTTTGCCGCAACGCCCCCCGGCGGTTGGGGTGAGATCGAGGTCTTTTCGTCTACTGACGTGATCAACGTCAACGCGTCAGGTATCGCCGCGTGGAACGGCGCCAGCTGGACCTTGCGACCCAATTCTGCCGTCACCGGGACCATTCGTGCTGTCGTGGCCCGATCGGCGAACGACGTTTACGTGTTTCGGGACGCCGATATTCTCCACTACAACGGCGCCACGCTTGCTACGGTGGGAACGGTGAACGGAACTGTGCGCGCGGCAGCGCGTCATGGCAACGAGGTGATCGCCGTAGGCGATGGCGGCTTGGTCCTGCGGGCGACGCTGCCGTGA
- a CDS encoding cupin domain-containing protein: MRSELNKARVLGLTDGEYAGQPGVLHDRFLITGQETSGRFALVEHLLPPRALAAPLHRHSNEDEYSFVLEGTVGALLGEEEVYGKAGELIFKPRGQWHTFWNAGDTPARILEIISPGGFEQAFRDLDALGGNLTPEAVAAIAQRYAVDVDFEGTGPIAERHGLSM; the protein is encoded by the coding sequence ATGAGATCGGAGCTCAACAAAGCGCGCGTTCTCGGCCTGACAGATGGCGAGTACGCCGGACAGCCTGGGGTGCTGCATGATCGGTTCCTCATCACCGGCCAGGAAACCAGTGGGCGCTTTGCCTTGGTGGAGCATCTGCTGCCTCCGCGGGCGCTTGCGGCGCCGTTGCACAGACACAGCAACGAGGACGAGTACAGCTTCGTGCTCGAAGGCACCGTCGGCGCACTGCTCGGTGAGGAGGAGGTGTACGGCAAGGCAGGGGAACTCATCTTCAAGCCCCGGGGTCAGTGGCATACGTTCTGGAATGCTGGGGATACCCCAGCCCGCATTCTCGAGATCATCTCTCCTGGTGGTTTCGAGCAGGCGTTTCGCGACCTGGACGCACTCGGCGGCAACCTGACCCCTGAAGCGGTTGCGGCCATCGCCCAGCGCTACGCGGTGGACGTGGATTTCGAGGGTACCGGCCCTATCGCCGAGCGGCACGGCTTGTCGATGTAG
- a CDS encoding cation:proton antiporter, which translates to MMSYLAQILILLAMATAVVVAFQRLHIPTSLGYLLVGVILGPHTLGPTVSIPAIGTLAEFGVVFLLFTIGLNFSLPQLQTLRHQVFGLGTGQVVFTTLLVGVIVWLTGQPVAVAFVFGAVFAQSSTTIIASLLKERGEENTQHGRLGLAMSVFQDVTAVPFLVVIPVLGTSVAAGVLAATLGWAIAKAVFAFVLVFIVGRWLLRPLFHSISERRSLEVFTLAVLLIALLAAWTTSSLGLSLALGGFLAGMMLGETEFRHQVESSIRPFRDVLLGLFFIGIGMRFDPGAIPPIWHWALLGALLILASKTLIVAAMVRRSGVYAPVAWRTGLLLSVGGEFGLALIAIASDSNVIGMPLGQIAITSVLLAMVGGAVLIRFNGAIASRLVRAPRAEAPTRPELPETLEQQVVIGGYGRVGHTVAVLLHSHGIPFLAFDTDPNRVAQGRADGHRVYFGDISDSGLLAAIHVERASLVIFATDGSTTALRALAYLHRSCPQVPVVARARDLATSAQLLQAGAVHAYPETIEASLRLGATALQILRVPAAEIDQIIQSVRDRGYRPVLEGEPEQGDR; encoded by the coding sequence ATGATGTCGTATCTCGCACAGATCCTCATACTGCTGGCCATGGCAACAGCCGTCGTGGTTGCCTTTCAGCGACTCCACATCCCGACGAGTCTGGGATATCTGCTGGTTGGTGTGATCCTCGGGCCGCACACGCTGGGGCCGACGGTTTCGATACCCGCGATCGGGACCCTGGCCGAGTTCGGCGTTGTCTTCCTGCTGTTTACCATCGGGCTGAACTTCTCCCTGCCGCAGTTGCAAACGCTGCGGCACCAGGTCTTCGGACTGGGAACCGGGCAGGTCGTATTCACAACCCTGCTGGTTGGAGTCATCGTGTGGCTCACCGGGCAGCCTGTTGCCGTCGCATTCGTATTCGGTGCGGTCTTCGCTCAGTCATCGACCACCATCATTGCGAGTCTCCTGAAGGAGCGGGGTGAGGAGAATACCCAGCACGGCCGCCTCGGACTCGCGATGTCTGTATTTCAGGACGTCACCGCAGTCCCGTTTCTCGTCGTCATACCCGTGTTGGGCACGTCGGTCGCTGCGGGGGTACTGGCCGCCACGCTCGGTTGGGCGATTGCGAAGGCCGTTTTCGCGTTCGTACTGGTGTTCATTGTCGGTCGCTGGCTGCTGCGGCCGCTCTTCCACTCGATCTCGGAGCGCCGATCTCTCGAAGTATTTACGCTGGCTGTCCTGCTGATCGCCCTGCTCGCGGCCTGGACCACGAGCAGCCTCGGGCTTTCGCTGGCGCTGGGCGGCTTCCTTGCCGGGATGATGTTGGGAGAAACGGAGTTCCGCCACCAGGTGGAATCCAGTATACGCCCATTCCGTGATGTTCTGCTCGGTTTGTTCTTCATCGGGATAGGCATGCGCTTCGACCCGGGTGCGATACCTCCGATCTGGCATTGGGCTCTACTCGGCGCGCTGCTCATTCTGGCAAGCAAGACGCTGATTGTCGCCGCGATGGTGCGCAGGTCGGGGGTGTACGCCCCAGTTGCCTGGCGCACCGGCTTGCTGTTGAGCGTGGGTGGTGAGTTCGGTCTTGCCCTGATTGCCATCGCGTCGGATTCAAACGTAATCGGCATGCCACTGGGCCAGATTGCGATAACCTCAGTGCTGCTTGCCATGGTCGGCGGCGCCGTTCTGATTCGCTTCAACGGTGCAATCGCCTCCCGGCTGGTCAGGGCCCCGCGTGCTGAGGCGCCCACGAGGCCTGAGTTACCGGAAACGCTGGAACAGCAGGTCGTGATCGGTGGTTATGGCCGCGTAGGTCACACCGTCGCTGTGCTGCTGCATTCACACGGTATTCCATTCCTCGCGTTCGATACCGATCCGAATCGGGTTGCACAAGGAAGAGCGGATGGTCATCGAGTGTACTTCGGCGACATCTCCGATTCGGGATTGCTGGCAGCCATCCATGTTGAGCGTGCATCGCTGGTCATCTTTGCCACCGACGGTTCGACCACAGCCTTGCGTGCTCTTGCGTACCTGCATAGGTCCTGTCCGCAGGTACCTGTTGTTGCGAGAGCACGGGATCTCGCAACGAGTGCGCAGCTGCTTCAGGCCGGCGCGGTACACGCATATCCCGAAACCATCGAAGCGAGCCTGCGTCTCGGTGCGACGGCGCTGCAGATACTTCGCGTGCCGGCGGCCGAGATCGATCAGATCATCCAGAGCGTGCGGGATCGGGGCTACAGGCCCGTGTTGGAAGGTGAACCGGAGCAGGGTGATCGTTGA
- a CDS encoding alpha/beta hydrolase, translating to MAAKVTRTRRIWALSWVGVAFGLLWLALAVVASFRYTGRDGRIDAVRQYWDVMALPGSELSLPMIVVAAVVLLVLLAVGAHRSRAGGAGVALTLAAVALLALSLARAGGEPGRIQRTLEGGLGAAFLDEIPPERRTGATAPLRFSEWARPLNFDTQGIETIADIPYGAYGERNQLDLLRAADNAGTGRPVLLHMHGGGYAFGRKNLSALPLLHRMARAGWIVVTINYRLAPEARWPAPLVDAKLAVAWIRQHIAEYGGDPAFIVATGGSAGGNLSLFLALKAGERDLQPGFEDVDTRIQAAVPYYAGLEDYDFANLGDLLVNHLRNNVLPAERRDDPAAWAELLPATFMHAAAPPVLIVTGTHDALALIEGARQFAARLQAVSQSPVLLAEVHGGFHGFDDTASLRTQAVARGVHQFLEHVYARWQSVAAGTSPPAAAGGGAAGMSQSGGNSRVTR from the coding sequence ATGGCTGCTAAGGTGACGCGGACGCGGCGCATCTGGGCCTTGTCCTGGGTCGGGGTGGCGTTCGGGCTACTGTGGCTGGCGTTAGCGGTCGTGGCCAGCTTCCGCTACACCGGACGTGACGGGCGGATCGATGCTGTCCGGCAATACTGGGACGTGATGGCGTTGCCCGGAAGCGAGCTGTCGCTGCCGATGATCGTCGTTGCCGCGGTCGTTCTGCTGGTGCTGCTGGCTGTTGGTGCGCATCGGTCGAGGGCGGGTGGCGCGGGTGTCGCACTGACGCTGGCTGCTGTGGCACTCTTGGCTTTGAGCCTCGCACGGGCCGGCGGCGAGCCAGGCCGGATCCAGCGCACGCTCGAAGGGGGGCTGGGTGCTGCCTTCCTGGACGAGATTCCTCCGGAGCGCCGAACCGGGGCAACCGCGCCGCTCCGGTTTTCCGAGTGGGCCAGGCCTCTGAACTTCGACACGCAGGGCATCGAGACCATTGCCGACATCCCGTACGGCGCGTACGGTGAGCGTAACCAGCTCGATCTGTTGCGGGCTGCCGACAACGCGGGAACAGGGCGCCCCGTGCTGTTGCACATGCATGGGGGCGGGTATGCCTTCGGTCGCAAGAACCTGTCGGCCCTGCCGCTGTTGCATCGGATGGCGCGGGCCGGCTGGATCGTCGTGACGATCAACTATCGGTTGGCGCCCGAGGCGCGCTGGCCGGCGCCGCTGGTCGATGCCAAGCTGGCAGTGGCCTGGATTCGGCAGCACATCGCCGAGTACGGCGGCGACCCCGCCTTCATCGTTGCCACAGGCGGTTCAGCCGGAGGCAATCTGAGCTTGTTCCTTGCGTTGAAGGCAGGCGAGAGGGATCTGCAGCCCGGCTTCGAGGACGTCGATACGCGGATCCAGGCTGCGGTTCCGTACTACGCCGGCTTGGAAGACTATGACTTTGCCAATCTCGGTGACCTGCTCGTCAACCACCTGCGCAACAATGTGCTGCCGGCCGAGCGCCGTGACGATCCTGCGGCCTGGGCCGAGCTGCTGCCGGCCACCTTCATGCACGCTGCCGCACCGCCGGTGCTGATTGTAACTGGTACGCACGACGCGCTGGCGCTGATCGAAGGCGCGCGCCAGTTTGCGGCGCGCTTGCAGGCCGTCTCTCAGTCGCCCGTGCTGCTGGCGGAGGTGCACGGCGGCTTTCATGGCTTCGATGATACCGCCTCGCTGCGTACCCAGGCTGTGGCGCGTGGCGTCCACCAGTTCCTCGAGCATGTGTACGCCCGGTGGCAGTCAGTCGCTGCCGGCACCTCGCCGCCTGCGGCTGCCGGTGGTGGCGCAGCCGGGATGAGCCAATCTGGAGGGAACTCGCGCGTGACGAGATGA